DNA sequence from the Syntrophus gentianae genome:
GGATGATACCTTCACCAGGGGCGCGGTGAAGATCAAATGCCGCCCTCGCATTACGCAGCATGGTGGAAGCACTAAAACCGCTGTGGGCCGGTAAAGGAGACCAATTATGAATTCAAAACCTGAAGGTGCCGGTGCAAGAGCCTGCTGGTTTGTCGGAGCCGCATACGGAGGAACTGATGATCAGACCCCCCGTTTTCTGCAGGAAGGCATTTGGGAGAATGGGTGTCAGGACAAATACCTCGACGCGGTGAAGTCCATACAGGTTGGGGACCGCATTGCGATCAAGTCGTCCTATACGCGGAAGCACGATCTTCCCTTTGATAACCGAGGACAGACCGTTTCTGTCATGGCGATCAAAGCCACTGGAATGGTAAAAGAAAACCTCGGTGATGGTCATATCTTGAAGGTTGACTGGAGCCCCTTCGATCCGCCGCGTGAGTGGTACTTCTATACTAACCGAAGCACGGTCTGGCGCGTCTTGCCCGGTGACTGGGCCACAGACGCTTTGATCGGGTTCACATTCGAAGAGAAGGCGCAAGACATCAATCGGTTCCGCAATGCCCCTTACTGGCGTGAACGTTTCGGTGATAGCGCTGTCGACAAGCGCCGTTTCAAATGGACTCGCTTCTACGAGGCAGTGGCCGACAAACTCCTTGCCTTTCGGAACCGGCGAGATGAGCTGATTTCCGGAATCCATACCATCGCTTCCAAGGTGGATGGCCTCTCCAACCTGCAGGATCAATTCTCAGATGGTTCCTCTGGCCCCCTGAAGGATATCTGCCCATTTACGGCCTTTGGCATATTCAACCGGGGGATCACCGATGCAAATCGCAAAACTATTGCGAGCGAACTTGCCAGTCTACTTGGAGTGTCCGAGCCTGTTCCAGGCTCCTTTGAGGGGATTCCGATTCTCAATAATCAGGGATCATGGTTTTTTGGGTTCGACAACAAACGTCAATCAGATGACATTGACACCCTCTGGGAAGCCTTCGCGCAGGCAATTGCTTTTGCGGACTCGGGTGATGGGGAGGCTCGCTCGGCATTTGTTTCTGCTTATGACAACGCGACGCAGCGCTATGGTGTGGGGTGGAACCTTACCATGGGGCTATACTGGATTCGTCCTTGGAATTTCCCGACCCTTGATGGTCAGTCCCAGCGTTACATCAGCAAGAAGCTCAACATTCAGATTGGCATGAACGGCCCCAAGCGGCGCTGTAACGCCGGCGATTATCTGGCGGTTCTGGACACCCTAGAGGCTCGTTTCCAAGAGGATGCTTATCCAGTCCATTCATTTCCTGAGCTGTCCCTTGCTGCCTGGCGTTTCAAGGATAGTGAGTCGATTACGAAAGAACCAGATCCGGAGGATGATGGAGCGGATGCAACACCCGAGGCAGAGGTCACGGCTGCGCCCATCGAACCGTACTCCGTCGATAATATTCTCACTGACGGATGTTTTATAGCACGGGAAAAACTCGAAAAGATTCTCGAACGCCTTCGGACCAAAAAAAACCTGATCCTCCAGGGGCCGCCGGGAACTGGAAAGACCTGGCTGGCAAAGCGATTGGCTTTTGCTTTAATGGGGCAACGCGATGACAGCAAAGTCCGGGCAGTCCAGTTTCACCCGAACCTTTCTTACGAGGATTTTATACGGGGCTGGCGGCCGGTGGGCGACGGTAAGCTTACGCTGGTGGATGGCCCTTTTGTGGAGATGATGAAGGCAGCCGCGAAAGATCCCACGTCAAGGCACGTCATCGTCATCGAAGAGATCAATCGCGGCAATCCCGCACAGATTTTCGGCGAGATGCTGACGCTGCTCGAGGTGGACAAGCGAACGCCGAATGAAGCCTTGCAGCTTTCCTACAAACAGTATGATGGCGAGCGCGTTTTCATCCCGGACAACCTCTACGTCATCGGCACGATGAATATTGCCGACCGCTCCCTCGCTCTGGTGGATCTGGCGCTGCGCCGCCGTTTTGCCTTCATCAATCTGGAGCCCACGCTCGGCAAGCCCTGGCACGACTGGGTTCAATCCCAGTGTGGTATCGATTCAGATATCCTTGTCGAAATCGAGAAGCGTCTCATTGCTCTGAACAGCGAAATCTCAGCCGACACCGGTCTCGGACCTCAGTTCCGAGTGGGACACAGTTATGTTACACCGCCGTTCGGTGAACCCATCATTGATGCCCGGGAATGGTTCCGCCAGGTTGTTGATACCGAAATCGGGCCGCTGCTCGATGAATACTGGTTCGATGCGCTCGAGAAATCCCAGAAGGCACGAGAACGCCTGCTGAAAGGATTCTGATCTTGACACTTGCCGCAGCCAACCTCATATCAGACGTTCATGAAGGGATTGGTCGTATCGGCCGTATCCCGGTGCGTAACCTCTGGCTGCTCATGCTGTATGCATCGGAACTGTTCAGGGATCTCGAAAAGGAAAAGGTTGCCGTAGAAGATAATCCTGATGATATCCCAGATCTGGTCGCAGAAATGCTTTGCCGTCACGTCGAGCGCCGCATTCAACGCAACTTGAGTTATGGTTACCAATCGCGTGAGGCAGTTCTCGGTCGTGTACGTGGACGCATCGACCTACTGAACACCGAAAGGCATCGATTACTGGATCGCGGGAAGGTTGCTTGTCGGTTCGATGAATTGACAATTGACACTGTCCGAAACCGCTATGTGCGGGCGGCCCTGGAGGAAATATCCAAAATAGTTGTCCGTGATGCACTGGCTCACCAATGCCGGTTGTTGGCGGCAAGCTTGAGGCGTATGGGCGTAACTGGGGAACGTCCGAGTCGTGGCTCGGTTTCAATCGACCGTTTTGGAAGGCATGATGTAGATGATCAACCAATGGTTGCTGCGGCTCATCTGGCCTTCAATCTTGCTCTGCCTACAGAGGCCGCAGGCACGAAGCATTTATCATTGCCGGATAGAGAAATCAGCTGGATTAGGAAGCTTTACGAGAAAGGTATCGCCGGATTCTATTATGTAGTGCTTTCCAAAAGAGGATGGCGCGTCAACTCGGGTAAAACGATTGACTGGCAGATTGAAAGCAAGAGTCTGGGCATAGACAAGATCCTCCCCTCCATGCGAACCGACATCATCCTCGACCACTCGGACACGGGACGCCGTATCGTCATCGACACGAAGTTCAACTCTGTGGTGACACGTGGCTGGTACCGGGAAGAAACACTGCGAAGCGGATATATCTATCAGATATACGCCTACTTGAGGTCTCAGGAAGGCAATGGTGATCCGCTTGCGGAAAACGCCTCGGGGCTGCTCCTTCACCCCTCTGTGGGCGATATGGTTAACGAGTCTGTTGTAATTCAGAACCATGAGATTCGATTTGCCACCGTTGATCTTGGCACGACGGCAAAAGAGATTCGGAAGCAACTTTTGCAGGTTCTTGAAAGATACTTTTCGAACAATCTATGTCAATGGGAAAGTAAAAGTTTATCAGTTCTGGGAAAATAAAAATGTACAACCCATTATGCTGAATGCAGGATTCATGATGACAGGTTGTTCACGGGATCACCTGACTTTAAAAATTGGGGGTATTTTTAGGGGTATCAGCAATTTTTATATTGAATTTACTTATAGTATTTCATATACTTGGCTCCTATATTCGATTCCCTCCCCAGCACCACATAAAAACAGATAGTTACATGATTCGAAGGAACCGCAAGGCCCCTTTTCTTTTTCTGGAAAAGTTAATTCTCTCCCCACTCTCTCCCCATTTTTTATTTTCTGGCATAAAAAATCGGACAAGATTTTTGATCCCTGTCCGGCCTTTCATACCCAGGACCGAAGCCCTGCCCCCCCTGATCCTTATGAATCAATCCAAATAGACTCAATTGTCACAGTGCATAACAAACCTTTGGACCCTGTTGAAACTATTTTTTCTTTTGGTCTGCCCTCGCAAGTCTACCTATTCACTAATCCACGGGAATTTCCGCAAGTCATAAAAAAGAATGTGCGTCGCGCGCGCGTATTGCTCGCTTAGTCACATCATCCAAAATACTGCTTGTTAGATTTTGTAAGTATTCATGTTTTTCCTGAATGCTTTTTGAACTGCATTTTTATGGCATCATCACCCTCATTGACATTATTCATTTTCTTTTTAGGGGGTGGTTGTAATAATTCAGGTTAGAAATTATAAAGGGGTCAAAAAAGCAACTCTCACAGGTAGGCCCATCACCGGATTGAATGGATTCCTTATTTCCGCAATGAATCTTTGCCCCCGACACGCAAAGGGTAAACACCTTAGCATTTACGAAGTCGCACATACCCACATAGTCCCGAATCAATGATAACTGTTGGTAATGGTGAATCCTGAAAAAAAAGCAGGGCTGTTTCCGGCCCCGCCTTGAAATGAATCTCTAATCCCTTGTGTCTTAAGCCGAGTAGGTGAAGTCCGTGTGACCCAGCGAAGCGGCTGTTGCAACACCGACGGTACAGATCAACACGGAATCCCCGGCAGTACTACTCGTGGGGTTGTACCATATTTCACCGGTTGTGGTATTGTT
Encoded proteins:
- a CDS encoding McrB family protein, giving the protein MNSKPEGAGARACWFVGAAYGGTDDQTPRFLQEGIWENGCQDKYLDAVKSIQVGDRIAIKSSYTRKHDLPFDNRGQTVSVMAIKATGMVKENLGDGHILKVDWSPFDPPREWYFYTNRSTVWRVLPGDWATDALIGFTFEEKAQDINRFRNAPYWRERFGDSAVDKRRFKWTRFYEAVADKLLAFRNRRDELISGIHTIASKVDGLSNLQDQFSDGSSGPLKDICPFTAFGIFNRGITDANRKTIASELASLLGVSEPVPGSFEGIPILNNQGSWFFGFDNKRQSDDIDTLWEAFAQAIAFADSGDGEARSAFVSAYDNATQRYGVGWNLTMGLYWIRPWNFPTLDGQSQRYISKKLNIQIGMNGPKRRCNAGDYLAVLDTLEARFQEDAYPVHSFPELSLAAWRFKDSESITKEPDPEDDGADATPEAEVTAAPIEPYSVDNILTDGCFIAREKLEKILERLRTKKNLILQGPPGTGKTWLAKRLAFALMGQRDDSKVRAVQFHPNLSYEDFIRGWRPVGDGKLTLVDGPFVEMMKAAAKDPTSRHVIVIEEINRGNPAQIFGEMLTLLEVDKRTPNEALQLSYKQYDGERVFIPDNLYVIGTMNIADRSLALVDLALRRRFAFINLEPTLGKPWHDWVQSQCGIDSDILVEIEKRLIALNSEISADTGLGPQFRVGHSYVTPPFGEPIIDAREWFRQVVDTEIGPLLDEYWFDALEKSQKARERLLKGF
- the mcrC gene encoding 5-methylcytosine-specific restriction endonuclease system specificity protein McrC, coding for MTLAAANLISDVHEGIGRIGRIPVRNLWLLMLYASELFRDLEKEKVAVEDNPDDIPDLVAEMLCRHVERRIQRNLSYGYQSREAVLGRVRGRIDLLNTERHRLLDRGKVACRFDELTIDTVRNRYVRAALEEISKIVVRDALAHQCRLLAASLRRMGVTGERPSRGSVSIDRFGRHDVDDQPMVAAAHLAFNLALPTEAAGTKHLSLPDREISWIRKLYEKGIAGFYYVVLSKRGWRVNSGKTIDWQIESKSLGIDKILPSMRTDIILDHSDTGRRIVIDTKFNSVVTRGWYREETLRSGYIYQIYAYLRSQEGNGDPLAENASGLLLHPSVGDMVNESVVIQNHEIRFATVDLGTTAKEIRKQLLQVLERYFSNNLCQWESKSLSVLGK